From a region of the Neobacillus niacini genome:
- a CDS encoding TVP38/TMEM64 family protein: MYKRILSISLLVIVIAIGFLQKDELILLIKEGGILSILISMLFVAICVFFPVIPFPVLAGVIGGVFGTTQGVIVSLTGAMAGTMAFFILSRYGFRDYAQSKLMKYPKVQEFEEFLNRNSFVAILTCRLIPIIPAPVVNIICGLSKVNWLTFFTSTTIGKIPNILILSYTGASFTSNKLFSFGLYGSYILVIFIIYFIVIYRKMAKETVD, encoded by the coding sequence ATGTATAAAAGAATCCTAAGCATATCACTATTAGTAATTGTTATTGCCATTGGCTTTTTGCAAAAAGATGAATTGATTTTATTAATTAAGGAAGGAGGAATCCTTTCTATACTTATCAGTATGCTGTTTGTAGCCATTTGCGTGTTTTTTCCTGTCATTCCCTTCCCTGTCCTTGCAGGCGTCATCGGCGGTGTTTTTGGAACGACTCAAGGAGTAATCGTTTCCTTGACGGGAGCCATGGCTGGAACAATGGCATTCTTCATTTTAAGCAGATACGGTTTCCGGGATTATGCACAATCTAAGTTAATGAAATATCCGAAAGTTCAAGAATTCGAAGAGTTTCTTAATCGAAATTCATTTGTTGCCATCTTAACCTGCCGTTTGATTCCTATCATCCCAGCGCCTGTTGTCAACATCATCTGCGGTTTAAGCAAGGTGAATTGGCTAACGTTTTTTACTTCCACAACGATTGGGAAAATCCCAAACATTCTGATTTTGTCCTATACAGGTGCTTCTTTTACCAGCAATAAGTTATTTTCTTTTGGTTTATATGGCAGTTATATTCTGGTTATTTTCATCATTTACTTCATTGTCATCTATCGTAAAATGGCAAAGGAAACTGTCGACTAA
- a CDS encoding C40 family peptidase, which translates to MKKHLLTAAAAAGILFTTFGGSVSAHENVYTVKSGDTLWRISQNNNVSVSNLKAWNNLSSDSIYVNQKLSLLAPHSHASTYTVQKGDTLWGISSRHNLSVAQLKSLNNMTSDTIYVGQVLTVSGTAATPTPAPISTVSKAQMVITEAKKYIGTPYLWGGNTPAGFDCSGFSKYVFEKVGISIPRTAATQFSGLKAVSSPSPGDLVFFTTYAPGPSHLGIYIGDNKFIHAGTSTGVTITDMNNPYWKPRYLGARSAF; encoded by the coding sequence ATGAAAAAACATTTACTGACAGCCGCGGCAGCTGCCGGCATATTGTTTACAACTTTTGGTGGATCTGTAAGTGCACATGAAAATGTCTATACAGTTAAATCAGGGGACACGCTTTGGAGAATTTCGCAAAATAATAATGTTTCAGTTTCAAATTTAAAAGCTTGGAATAATCTTTCTAGCGATAGCATCTATGTAAATCAAAAACTATCATTATTGGCACCTCACTCACATGCTTCCACTTACACTGTTCAAAAAGGGGATACACTATGGGGGATTTCCTCGCGACATAATCTATCTGTTGCACAGCTAAAATCTCTTAATAACATGACTTCGGATACCATTTATGTTGGACAAGTCCTTACCGTTTCTGGTACGGCTGCAACACCGACTCCAGCACCCATTTCTACTGTTTCAAAAGCGCAAATGGTGATTACAGAAGCGAAGAAATATATCGGCACTCCTTACCTATGGGGTGGTAATACTCCAGCTGGTTTTGATTGCAGCGGCTTCTCAAAATACGTTTTTGAAAAAGTAGGAATCTCAATTCCAAGAACAGCGGCAACACAATTTTCAGGCTTAAAAGCTGTTAGCAGTCCAAGCCCTGGTGACCTAGTTTTCTTTACCACTTATGCACCTGGTCCGTCTCATCTGGGAATTTATATTGGCGATAACAAATTCATCCATGCCGGTACATCAACAGGCGTAACCATTACCGATATGAATAATCCATATTGGAAGCCAAGATACCTTGGCGCTAGATCAGCATTTTAA
- a CDS encoding TIGR04053 family radical SAM/SPASM domain-containing protein encodes MGHPHGMKKIDYDVNPFIVIWEVTRACQLKCVHCRADAQLTPDPRELTHEEGINLIDQIYEMDNPMLVFSGGDCMMREDLFELADYAVKKGMRVSMTPSATPNVTKEKMQRAKEVGLSRWGLSLDAPTAEIHDKFRGVPGSFDLTIEKINYLNDLGMPLQINTVISRYNYDHLEQMSKLVEELGAVMWYIFLLVPTGRGQMDACITPAEHEKVFRWLYQLSKTAPYDIKTTAAQHYRRVVLQEKARDHLIKKGEIRYEDSITTDFASMHDGLKRAPKGVNDGNGFVFVNHIGDVMPSGLLPIVGGNIRETPLAEIYREAKVFKELRQPDNYKGKCGVCEFNKICGGSRSRTYAVTGDYMESEPFCVYIPQAMRKKAEQTV; translated from the coding sequence ATGGGACATCCGCATGGAATGAAAAAAATTGATTATGACGTTAACCCGTTCATTGTCATTTGGGAAGTAACACGCGCCTGCCAGCTTAAATGTGTGCACTGCCGCGCTGATGCACAGCTGACTCCAGATCCTCGCGAATTGACGCATGAAGAGGGTATTAATCTAATTGATCAAATCTATGAAATGGATAATCCGATGCTTGTATTCTCAGGCGGTGATTGTATGATGCGAGAAGACCTTTTTGAACTTGCTGACTATGCAGTTAAAAAAGGGATGCGCGTTAGTATGACTCCTAGTGCAACACCGAATGTTACAAAGGAAAAAATGCAACGTGCCAAGGAAGTCGGTCTTTCACGCTGGGGCTTAAGTCTTGACGCACCGACAGCAGAGATTCACGATAAATTCCGCGGAGTGCCAGGTTCCTTCGATTTGACAATTGAAAAAATTAATTATTTAAACGATTTGGGAATGCCGTTGCAAATTAATACAGTTATCTCCCGTTATAATTATGATCATCTTGAACAAATGTCTAAGCTAGTAGAGGAACTTGGTGCGGTAATGTGGTACATATTCTTACTCGTTCCAACAGGACGCGGTCAAATGGATGCGTGTATCACACCTGCAGAGCACGAAAAAGTTTTCCGTTGGTTGTACCAGTTAAGCAAGACTGCTCCTTATGATATTAAAACAACGGCTGCCCAGCATTATCGTCGTGTTGTTTTACAGGAAAAAGCACGTGACCATTTAATCAAAAAAGGTGAAATTCGCTACGAAGATTCCATTACCACGGATTTTGCTTCGATGCACGATGGCTTAAAACGCGCACCGAAGGGCGTAAATGACGGAAATGGCTTTGTTTTCGTTAACCATATTGGAGATGTGATGCCGAGCGGCTTACTTCCTATTGTTGGCGGTAATATCCGTGAAACTCCTTTAGCTGAAATTTACCGTGAGGCAAAAGTATTTAAAGAGCTTCGTCAGCCTGACAACTATAAAGGTAAATGCGGTGTGTGCGAATTCAACAAAATCTGCGGCGGTTCCCGTTCAAGAACGTATGCAGTAACCGGTGACTATATGGAAAGTGAACCATTCTGCGTGTATATCCCGCAGGCCATGCGTAAGAAAGCTGAACAGACAGTATAG
- a CDS encoding Ger(x)C family spore germination protein, translating into MNQNVKMLSGLLIVLLMACFLSGCGFKDIDKRLFVVSVGIDPAKNNSKKFLVSLKFAVPTGEKISNEFLIISQEGNTIAEAVRIMKSKVDNEIDFSHAKLIVYNEEVMKAGLDPNLYYWFIRRRDFQEMSWVAVGKPSALAVLKTKPKSERMPSNALFLALGRDGTETAYIIPEFLFDFKKRFGEKGLDPLLPIIQAKKDFFEINSVALLDKKKLKLKLQSKETMILNLFLTENPKTALKINDGEDSFVIDTQAVKTKYKLITENQKQPYIKVDLSVDGRIEEARFNVSNKDLDKYEKAAKGYVSKQVKAVLVKMQKENVDPIGFGLRYRSRHMGNDDWKNWQQLYPTIKFKVNADINISDTGLVE; encoded by the coding sequence ATGAATCAAAATGTAAAAATGTTGAGCGGTTTACTCATCGTTTTGCTCATGGCGTGTTTCCTATCAGGATGTGGATTTAAAGACATTGATAAACGTCTCTTTGTTGTAAGTGTAGGAATAGATCCTGCAAAAAATAATTCGAAGAAATTTCTTGTTAGTCTTAAGTTTGCCGTTCCAACTGGTGAAAAAATATCAAATGAATTCTTAATTATCTCTCAAGAAGGGAATACCATCGCCGAAGCGGTTAGAATAATGAAATCAAAAGTGGACAATGAAATTGATTTTAGTCATGCAAAACTGATTGTTTACAATGAAGAGGTTATGAAGGCTGGACTGGATCCTAATCTTTACTATTGGTTTATAAGAAGAAGGGATTTCCAAGAAATGTCCTGGGTAGCAGTAGGAAAACCTTCTGCATTAGCGGTATTGAAGACTAAGCCTAAATCAGAACGTATGCCTTCAAATGCGCTATTCCTTGCGTTAGGAAGAGATGGAACAGAAACGGCTTATATTATCCCCGAGTTTCTATTTGATTTTAAAAAGCGATTCGGTGAAAAAGGACTTGATCCACTATTGCCTATTATTCAGGCAAAAAAGGATTTTTTTGAAATCAATTCGGTTGCACTTTTGGATAAGAAAAAATTGAAGTTGAAATTACAATCGAAGGAAACGATGATTTTGAATTTATTTTTAACAGAAAACCCAAAAACAGCTTTGAAAATTAACGATGGTGAAGATTCATTCGTGATTGATACGCAAGCGGTAAAAACAAAATATAAGTTAATCACAGAAAATCAAAAACAACCTTATATTAAAGTTGACTTGAGTGTAGATGGAAGAATAGAAGAAGCTCGGTTTAATGTGAGTAATAAGGATTTGGATAAATATGAAAAAGCGGCAAAGGGTTATGTAAGTAAACAAGTCAAAGCAGTACTAGTAAAAATGCAAAAAGAAAATGTTGATCCTATCGGGTTTGGTTTGCGCTATCGGAGCAGACATATGGGGAATGATGATTGGAAAAACTGGCAGCAATTATATCCAACCATAAAATTTAAAGTAAATGCCGATATTAATATTTCAGATACAGGTTTAGTGGAATAA
- a CDS encoding GerAB/ArcD/ProY family transporter — translation MLISIVIAIVVGMALMYADTVIYARFPGQGFPEIIKNRLNKPLSILLLVTFAVFWFFAGLLTLLGYIDILHRFINPELSKVLLLAVFLLILCFVIQFPTKKVMYLLEIILFINVPFIAFIFIKAVTSDYLSWDSIFEAGNHFYSMPNISAVAVASYIFSGYANIIIFNRLFKVKIKRINFLVIFGVSLLTLFTSVMIPIGMHVY, via the coding sequence ATGTTAATTAGTATTGTGATTGCCATTGTTGTTGGGATGGCTTTAATGTATGCAGATACTGTTATCTATGCTAGGTTTCCTGGACAGGGTTTCCCTGAAATCATCAAAAACCGACTAAATAAACCGTTAAGTATATTGTTACTAGTAACTTTTGCGGTTTTTTGGTTTTTTGCCGGATTGTTAACCCTTTTAGGGTACATAGATATCCTTCATCGGTTTATTAACCCCGAGCTGTCAAAGGTGTTACTTTTAGCGGTTTTTTTACTTATTCTCTGTTTTGTCATTCAATTTCCAACAAAAAAAGTGATGTACCTGCTTGAAATCATTCTTTTTATTAACGTGCCGTTTATTGCGTTCATTTTTATAAAAGCTGTTACTAGTGATTATTTAAGTTGGGATTCTATCTTTGAGGCGGGGAACCATTTTTACAGCATGCCTAATATTAGTGCAGTGGCAGTGGCAAGCTATATTTTCTCTGGATATGCAAATATCATTATTTTTAATCGTCTGTTTAAAGTTAAAATTAAACGAATTAATTTTTTGGTGATTTTTGGGGTTTCACTATTAACTTTGTTTACTTCCGTTATGATACCAATAGGTATGCACGTGTATTGA
- a CDS encoding spore germination protein, protein MSIQESLKAKIPKAEDLVMKELQATGKHLEVMYFKTLSDEAQLQTYLIKPFYEISTPEQFLAYLQSHPKVKSLESEEKVQEELIRGISILFFQEKVFLLDIKLEKNNAVSDTSAEITILGPQSGFSESLPTNIGLIRQRYPEETLMIESTNIGSISKTVVNILYDSKKVDKDVLKQVKDFLSAVEIEMFQSGEQLLDFTKKSHRVLFPTIMVTERPDRTVINIAAGKIILLVQGSPFAVLMPTVLKDQMASMADIYQTYWIGKFLLLLRYIGLFTTITLPALYVALVSYNPEVFRVQLALSVAGSRHAVPYPSFVEVILMLIMMELLMEASIRLPKAIGPTATTVGGLILGQAATEAGLVSTIMIIIVSLGAISNFVIPISTFSFAIRVSKYFILLLSIFYGLVGVILGLFLLLAYMVNLDSFGKPYLTFREEKI, encoded by the coding sequence ATGTCCATTCAAGAATCATTAAAAGCAAAAATCCCAAAGGCTGAAGACCTGGTTATGAAGGAATTGCAAGCCACAGGAAAACATCTAGAAGTGATGTATTTTAAAACCTTAAGTGATGAGGCACAATTACAAACCTATCTAATCAAACCTTTTTATGAAATATCTACTCCAGAACAGTTTTTAGCTTATCTTCAATCACATCCGAAAGTGAAATCATTAGAAAGTGAAGAAAAAGTACAGGAAGAGCTTATCAGGGGAATTAGCATACTTTTCTTTCAAGAAAAGGTATTTTTATTAGATATAAAACTGGAAAAAAACAATGCTGTAAGTGATACGTCAGCTGAAATTACCATTCTTGGTCCGCAATCAGGTTTTAGCGAAAGTCTTCCAACAAATATTGGTCTTATCCGACAGCGTTATCCAGAGGAAACTTTAATGATTGAATCAACGAATATAGGATCTATCTCAAAAACAGTAGTTAACATTCTATATGATTCAAAGAAAGTGGATAAAGACGTATTGAAACAAGTAAAAGATTTTCTTTCTGCCGTTGAAATAGAAATGTTTCAATCAGGTGAGCAATTGTTAGATTTTACAAAAAAGTCTCATCGTGTACTGTTCCCTACGATCATGGTAACGGAAAGACCTGACAGGACAGTTATAAACATAGCGGCAGGGAAAATAATCTTACTTGTTCAAGGATCGCCATTTGCCGTTTTAATGCCTACAGTACTTAAAGATCAAATGGCGTCTATGGCTGATATTTACCAAACCTATTGGATTGGTAAATTTTTATTACTTCTGCGCTATATTGGTTTATTTACTACGATCACATTGCCTGCATTGTATGTAGCACTTGTAAGCTATAATCCAGAGGTTTTCCGAGTCCAGTTGGCACTTTCTGTAGCTGGCAGCAGGCATGCTGTCCCATACCCATCTTTTGTTGAGGTCATTCTGATGTTAATCATGATGGAGTTATTGATGGAAGCAAGCATTCGTCTTCCAAAAGCTATCGGACCAACCGCAACCACGGTAGGCGGATTAATTTTAGGACAGGCTGCAACAGAGGCAGGACTTGTTAGTACGATTATGATCATTATTGTCTCTTTAGGGGCGATATCCAATTTTGTTATCCCGATTAGTACCTTTAGTTTTGCAATTAGAGTATCTAAGTATTTTATTTTATTATTGTCTATTTTTTACGGATTAGTTGGTGTGATTTTGGGCTTGTTTCTGCTCCTCGCCTACATGGTTAATCTTGATAGTTTTGGAAAACCATATTTAACCTTTAGAGAAGAAAAAATATAA
- the corA gene encoding magnesium/cobalt transporter CorA produces the protein MMSLIGITKDNKIEKQVSINDLNLDRYKWFWVDFSEPTNEEVQHLTETFQFHPLAIEDCLYKSPQRPKLDYYDDYTFFITHIVREVEKEIIKEELDFFVREDFIVTFHLIPSIEVSQVMGRLTTQKDIKNFTTHHVFYEILDKIVDNYFPIIYKIEDILDEIEDNTLNNPMNNLLKSLFETRYMLLNLTHTINPMRDLLYRMLNSQHLVTIIKRKEYFSDIYDHLLKLSEMTMANREITADIRDNYLSLNSHQTNNVMKVLTIMTSIFAPLTFIAGIFGMNFKNMPELSWKYGYPFSLMLMGIIGFSLFLWFKKKGWF, from the coding sequence ATGATGAGCCTAATAGGTATTACAAAAGACAATAAAATAGAAAAACAAGTTTCTATTAATGATTTAAATCTCGATAGATATAAATGGTTTTGGGTAGATTTTAGTGAACCTACGAATGAAGAGGTTCAGCATTTAACAGAAACTTTTCAATTCCATCCGCTGGCTATTGAAGATTGTTTATACAAATCACCGCAAAGACCAAAGCTAGATTATTATGATGACTACACATTTTTTATAACCCATATTGTTCGTGAAGTCGAAAAAGAAATTATCAAAGAGGAGCTGGACTTTTTTGTAAGAGAAGACTTTATCGTTACATTTCACCTCATTCCCTCTATTGAGGTCTCTCAAGTGATGGGAAGACTAACCACCCAAAAAGACATCAAGAATTTCACTACCCATCATGTGTTTTATGAAATTCTTGATAAAATAGTAGATAATTACTTTCCCATTATTTATAAAATTGAGGATATATTAGATGAAATTGAAGATAACACGCTAAATAATCCAATGAACAATCTCCTCAAAAGTTTATTTGAAACACGGTATATGTTATTGAACCTCACGCATACCATTAATCCAATGCGTGATCTCCTCTACCGGATGTTAAACTCGCAGCATTTGGTAACCATTATTAAACGGAAAGAATATTTTTCAGACATCTACGACCATTTATTAAAATTATCGGAAATGACGATGGCTAACAGAGAAATCACGGCAGACATTAGAGATAATTATCTATCCTTAAATTCACATCAGACAAATAATGTCATGAAGGTTCTAACCATTATGACTTCTATATTTGCTCCGTTAACCTTTATTGCTGGAATTTTTGGAATGAATTTTAAGAATATGCCCGAATTATCATGGAAGTACGGCTACCCTTTTTCTCTTATGTTGATGGGCATTATTGGATTTTCTCTGTTTCTTTGGTTTAAGAAAAAAGGATGGTTTTAG
- a CDS encoding M42 family metallopeptidase: MKLLVDLVSIPSPSGNTHEVISYVEKYLAELKVETRRNRKGGLIATLDGKDSSQHRMLTAHVDTLGAMVKEIKSNGRLKIDLIGGFKFNSIEGEYCQIETSTGKKFTGTILMHQTSVHVYKDAGKAERNQENMEVRIDEKVHNAQEVRALGIEVGDFVSFDPRVEVTHSGFIKSRHLDDKASVAILLQLIKQLKEENIQLPYTTHFLISNNEEIGYGGNSNITPETVEYLAVDMGAMGDGQSTDEYTVSICVKDASGPYHYALRKNLVRIAEENNIEYKLDIYPFYGSDASAAIRSGHDIVHGLIGPGIDSSHAFERTHESSIENTAKLLYHYVQSNLVI; this comes from the coding sequence ATGAAATTACTTGTGGATTTAGTATCAATACCGAGTCCATCAGGAAACACACATGAAGTGATTTCCTACGTAGAAAAATACCTCGCAGAATTAAAAGTTGAAACAAGAAGAAACCGTAAAGGCGGTCTAATCGCAACATTAGATGGAAAGGATTCAAGTCAGCACCGCATGCTTACTGCACATGTGGATACGCTTGGTGCCATGGTCAAGGAAATAAAGTCAAACGGACGACTAAAAATCGACTTAATTGGTGGATTTAAGTTCAACTCAATCGAGGGTGAATACTGCCAAATCGAAACGAGCACCGGTAAAAAATTCACAGGTACGATTCTTATGCACCAGACCTCTGTCCACGTGTATAAGGACGCTGGAAAAGCGGAACGCAATCAAGAAAATATGGAAGTCCGAATTGATGAAAAAGTACATAATGCACAGGAAGTAAGAGCCCTTGGAATTGAGGTTGGTGATTTCGTTTCCTTCGATCCTCGGGTAGAAGTTACTCATAGTGGATTTATTAAATCCCGTCATTTAGATGATAAAGCCAGCGTGGCGATTCTTTTACAATTAATCAAGCAATTAAAAGAGGAAAATATTCAATTACCATACACCACACATTTTTTAATCTCAAACAATGAGGAAATTGGATACGGAGGCAACTCTAATATCACCCCTGAAACGGTTGAGTACCTAGCGGTTGATATGGGTGCCATGGGTGATGGCCAGTCAACCGATGAATATACCGTTTCTATCTGTGTGAAGGATGCCAGTGGACCGTACCATTATGCACTGCGTAAAAATCTAGTACGGATTGCAGAAGAAAATAATATTGAATATAAACTCGATATCTATCCTTTCTATGGGTCCGACGCCTCAGCAGCGATTCGTTCTGGTCATGATATCGTACACGGCTTAATTGGTCCAGGAATCGATTCCTCACATGCTTTTGAACGCACACATGAATCATCGATTGAAAATACAGCAAAGCTTTTATACCACTATGTTCAATCTAATTTAGTTATATAA
- the tatA gene encoding twin-arginine translocase TatA/TatE family subunit produces MLSNIGVPGLILILVLALIVFGPNKLPEVGRAVGKSIREFKRATEGITNDIKEEFQDDLKEAQKERIDLKK; encoded by the coding sequence ATGCTTTCAAATATTGGTGTACCCGGATTAATCTTAATCCTAGTCCTTGCGTTAATTGTTTTTGGTCCGAATAAACTGCCTGAGGTTGGCCGTGCTGTCGGGAAGTCCATTCGCGAGTTTAAGCGTGCAACGGAAGGAATCACAAATGACATCAAAGAAGAGTTTCAGGATGACCTGAAAGAGGCACAAAAGGAAAGAATCGACCTTAAAAAATAA
- a CDS encoding NAD(P)/FAD-dependent oxidoreductase translates to MNKPKIVILGAGYGGIITSKKLEKLLKSGEADVTLINKHEYHYITTQLHKTGAGTAADRQIAMEIPELINEQKTNFIKGSVTSVDVKKQAVYLEGGVSVEYDYLLIALGFDIETFGIPGIKEHAFAIRSFRSTKAIYNQITRQLTQYKEDKELSRLTFVVAGGGFTGVEMLGELAEGLPKLCKKYDVPYEEVKIVAVEAAPSVIPFFPKESIQYTTEVLEKFNINMYMSTKILECTPDKVVLENNIEIPTRTLIWSCGVKGNPIVQNCGLPVEKGKLPVDSYLRVKDTKNIFSIGDCSLFMKDEKNALPPTAQVALQEADVCAKNIVAALRGETLKAFEYHHKGSVASIGNFAAVGKVGNFRLSGLFGAFMKQVIEARYLLNLGGPSLIIKQHFGLSKEPVKVTANQ, encoded by the coding sequence ATGAATAAGCCAAAAATTGTTATTTTAGGAGCCGGATACGGTGGTATCATCACAAGTAAGAAGCTTGAGAAGCTTCTAAAATCTGGAGAAGCAGACGTTACTTTAATTAATAAACATGAATACCACTATATTACGACACAACTGCATAAAACTGGAGCGGGTACTGCAGCCGATCGTCAAATTGCGATGGAGATTCCAGAGTTAATTAATGAACAAAAAACAAATTTTATTAAAGGTAGTGTAACGAGTGTTGATGTTAAAAAGCAAGCGGTATACCTTGAGGGAGGCGTATCTGTAGAATATGACTACCTCTTAATTGCTTTAGGTTTTGATATCGAAACCTTTGGCATCCCTGGTATTAAGGAACATGCCTTTGCTATCCGAAGCTTTAGAAGCACCAAAGCTATTTATAATCAGATTACAAGACAATTAACCCAATATAAAGAGGACAAGGAACTATCCCGTCTTACCTTTGTTGTGGCTGGCGGTGGATTTACAGGAGTTGAAATGCTAGGTGAACTAGCAGAAGGACTTCCAAAGCTTTGTAAAAAATATGATGTCCCATATGAAGAAGTAAAAATTGTTGCTGTCGAGGCTGCTCCATCTGTCATTCCGTTTTTCCCTAAGGAATCTATTCAATATACAACGGAAGTATTAGAAAAGTTTAATATCAACATGTATATGTCTACAAAAATTTTAGAGTGTACACCTGATAAGGTTGTACTTGAAAATAATATCGAGATTCCAACACGAACATTAATTTGGTCATGTGGTGTTAAGGGCAATCCAATTGTTCAAAACTGTGGGTTACCGGTTGAAAAAGGTAAACTCCCTGTTGACTCATATCTCCGCGTTAAGGATACGAAAAACATCTTTAGTATTGGTGACTGCTCTTTATTCATGAAGGATGAAAAGAATGCATTGCCTCCAACAGCTCAGGTGGCACTTCAGGAAGCTGATGTATGTGCAAAAAATATTGTTGCTGCCCTGCGAGGAGAAACCTTAAAGGCGTTTGAATATCATCACAAAGGTTCTGTGGCGTCTATTGGAAACTTTGCAGCTGTAGGGAAGGTTGGTAATTTTAGACTTTCTGGGTTATTTGGTGCCTTTATGAAACAAGTAATTGAAGCTCGCTATTTACTTAACCTTGGAGGTCCTTCCCTCATCATTAAACAACACTTTGGACTTAGTAAAGAACCTGTTAAAGTGACTGCAAATCAGTAA
- a CDS encoding YheC/YheD family protein produces the protein MRVLNEKFSTYSHLISDERIAPHLPETALLNESSFYEYVNKYYQVYLRPCHDYKISILVTSLDDEHFQIESGSLCEIIQGKTKVYQFIENNLLDGKRFIIQQAFPGLTLEENQFDIRVYAVKTSSKWTITEKIARITPDGYSITDEVKGIFPLSTVRPASSINSIYHGAFTQLGELALLIAEKLEEKYPTCKFVMMDFFIDLLGKPWLNQIRYRFSDGKWDWYQVLRGEKDLFPYLPETYPYHERVLQNYLEEYKSCIIKPNLSQWGIGIAVITLLEDQSFQIHSERSKVPVNDFHEVLEKIHERYTSKKAYHIQEKIPLATINDCPFDVRVMVQRKNVNSEWVVTGKITRTAANGFIVTNVAKSLSTVEDALEASKINLKNIDSLLWEIDQLGLLIARQLEKVYPDACLWGMDIGVDQSGKPWFIEANLVPDVSIFRYLSDKTMLNRIKEYLREARKKSDDQ, from the coding sequence GTGAGAGTCTTAAATGAAAAATTCAGCACGTACTCCCACTTAATATCAGATGAAAGGATTGCTCCACACTTACCAGAAACAGCATTACTAAATGAGAGCAGCTTTTATGAATATGTAAATAAATACTATCAAGTGTACTTGCGTCCCTGTCATGACTATAAAATCTCCATTTTAGTTACTTCTTTAGATGACGAACACTTTCAAATCGAATCGGGCAGCTTATGTGAAATCATTCAAGGAAAAACCAAAGTGTATCAGTTTATTGAAAATAACCTGCTTGATGGTAAAAGGTTTATTATTCAACAGGCATTTCCCGGTTTAACGCTCGAAGAAAATCAATTTGATATTAGAGTGTACGCAGTAAAAACTTCTTCTAAATGGACCATTACTGAAAAAATAGCACGCATTACCCCTGATGGATACTCTATTACGGATGAAGTGAAGGGCATTTTTCCCCTTTCCACCGTTCGTCCAGCATCTTCAATAAACAGCATTTATCATGGAGCATTTACTCAATTAGGTGAACTTGCCCTATTAATTGCCGAAAAACTAGAGGAGAAATATCCTACATGCAAGTTTGTAATGATGGATTTCTTCATTGACTTGTTAGGAAAACCTTGGCTGAATCAAATTAGATATAGATTTTCTGACGGGAAATGGGATTGGTATCAAGTTTTAAGAGGTGAGAAGGACCTCTTCCCTTATCTGCCTGAAACCTATCCTTACCATGAAAGGGTCCTGCAAAATTACCTTGAAGAATATAAAAGCTGTATTATTAAGCCGAATTTAAGCCAATGGGGGATCGGGATAGCCGTCATTACTCTGCTTGAAGATCAATCCTTTCAGATCCATTCAGAGCGAAGTAAGGTCCCGGTTAATGATTTCCACGAGGTGTTAGAAAAAATTCATGAGCGGTATACTTCAAAAAAGGCTTATCACATTCAGGAAAAAATTCCTCTTGCAACAATTAACGACTGCCCATTTGATGTTAGAGTCATGGTCCAACGTAAGAATGTTAACTCTGAATGGGTTGTTACAGGTAAAATTACCAGAACGGCCGCAAACGGATTTATTGTTACCAATGTAGCAAAGTCATTATCGACCGTGGAGGATGCTTTAGAAGCCTCCAAGATCAATCTCAAAAATATCGATTCACTGCTATGGGAAATCGACCAACTCGGGTTACTTATTGCGAGACAACTGGAGAAAGTTTACCCTGACGCATGTTTATGGGGTATGGACATTGGAGTCGACCAAAGCGGGAAACCATGGTTCATAGAAGCAAACCTCGTTCCTGACGTATCAATTTTCCGTTACTTGTCTGATAAAACGATGTTAAATAGAATTAAAGAATACCTGAGAGAAGCAAGAAAAAAATCAGATGACCAATAA